The Pseudomonas iranensis genome includes a window with the following:
- a CDS encoding carboxymuconolactone decarboxylase family protein, whose product MSNDKYEKGLQIRTQVLGEAYVQRSIENADDFTRPLQEMVTEYCWGHVWGREGLSLKERSMINLAMISALNRPHELKLHVRGALRNGLSREQIREILLQVGIYCGVPAAVDSFRLAREAFAEADAEASS is encoded by the coding sequence ATGAGTAACGATAAGTACGAAAAAGGGCTGCAGATCCGTACGCAGGTATTGGGCGAAGCCTATGTTCAGCGCTCGATCGAGAACGCCGACGACTTCACCCGTCCGCTGCAGGAAATGGTCACTGAATACTGCTGGGGCCATGTCTGGGGGCGTGAGGGTCTGTCGCTCAAGGAGCGCAGCATGATCAACCTGGCAATGATCTCGGCGCTCAACCGCCCGCATGAACTCAAGCTGCATGTGCGTGGCGCCTTGCGTAACGGCCTGAGTCGTGAGCAAATACGCGAAATTCTGCTTCAGGTCGGCATTTATTGCGGCGTTCCGGCGGCCGTGGACAGTTTCCGGCTGGCCCGTGAAGCCTTTGCCGAAGCCGACGCCGAGGCCTCCAGTTAA
- a CDS encoding WD40/YVTN/BNR-like repeat-containing protein: MSRCRPPALRNTALLATALSLLGFATLSAPVIAAEAPADVVYATESAKAAKSLILDVVHAGARLVAVGDRGHIVYSDDQGKTWTQAKVPTRQLLTAVYFVDDKNGWAVGHDAQILASADGGLTWTKQFEDLARESPLLDVWFKDASSGFAVGAYGTLLETTDGGKHWEDVSDRLDNEDQFHLNAIAAVKDAGLFIVGESGSMFRSADDGQTWEKLEGPYEGSLFGVIGTAQPQTLLAYGLRGNLYRSTDFGSNWEQVELKAARGALEFGLSGGTLLEDGSIVIVGNGGSVISSSDNGETFSVFNRPDRISLSSVTAAGNGNLILTGQGGLHITQPNGAETNNKKAGL, encoded by the coding sequence ATGAGTCGTTGCCGCCCGCCGGCGTTACGCAACACCGCGTTGCTGGCCACAGCACTCTCGCTGCTGGGCTTCGCCACGTTATCGGCACCTGTGATTGCCGCCGAGGCCCCGGCTGACGTGGTCTATGCCACCGAATCGGCCAAGGCCGCAAAAAGCCTGATTCTTGATGTCGTCCACGCTGGCGCGCGTCTGGTCGCGGTCGGCGATCGCGGGCACATCGTCTATTCCGATGACCAGGGCAAGACCTGGACCCAGGCCAAGGTGCCAACCCGGCAACTGCTCACCGCCGTGTATTTCGTCGACGACAAAAACGGTTGGGCCGTGGGCCACGACGCGCAGATTCTCGCCAGCGCAGACGGCGGTCTGACCTGGACCAAACAATTCGAAGACCTCGCACGCGAATCGCCGCTGCTCGACGTCTGGTTCAAGGACGCCAGCAGCGGCTTTGCCGTGGGCGCCTACGGCACGCTGCTGGAAACCACCGACGGAGGCAAGCACTGGGAAGACGTCAGCGACCGCCTCGACAACGAAGACCAGTTCCACCTCAACGCCATCGCCGCCGTGAAAGACGCCGGGCTGTTCATCGTCGGCGAGTCCGGCAGCATGTTCCGCTCCGCCGATGACGGCCAGACCTGGGAAAAGCTTGAAGGCCCGTACGAAGGTTCGCTGTTCGGCGTGATCGGCACGGCGCAGCCGCAGACCCTGCTGGCGTACGGCTTGCGCGGCAACCTTTATCGCTCCACTGATTTCGGCAGCAACTGGGAGCAGGTCGAACTCAAAGCCGCCCGCGGTGCGCTGGAGTTCGGCCTGTCCGGCGGCACGCTGCTGGAAGACGGTTCGATCGTCATCGTCGGCAACGGCGGCTCGGTGATCAGCAGCAGCGACAACGGCGAAACCTTCAGCGTGTTCAACCGCCCGGATCGCATTTCGCTGTCGTCGGTCACCGCCGCCGGCAACGGCAACCTGATTCTGACCGGGCAGGGTGGTTTGCACATCACCCAGCCAAACGGTGCCGAGACCAATAACAAGAAGGCGGGGCTATGA
- a CDS encoding amino acid synthesis family protein produces MSFEIRKIVSYVEETFIEGGKATDKPVTMVGLAVVMKNPWVGNGFVEDLKPQIRANCSDLGAMMVERLVGIIGGAEKIEAYGKAAVVGADGEIEHASAVIHTLRFGNHYREAVKAKSYLSFTNKRGGPGTSIQIPMMHKDDEGLRSHYITLEMQIEDAPRADEIVVVLGCADGGRLHPRIGNRYIDLEELAAEKAQ; encoded by the coding sequence ATGAGTTTCGAAATTCGCAAGATCGTCAGCTATGTCGAAGAAACCTTCATCGAAGGCGGCAAGGCTACTGACAAGCCGGTGACCATGGTCGGCCTCGCCGTGGTGATGAAGAACCCGTGGGTGGGCAATGGTTTTGTCGAAGACCTCAAGCCGCAGATCCGCGCCAACTGCTCCGACCTCGGCGCAATGATGGTCGAGCGTCTGGTCGGGATCATCGGCGGTGCCGAGAAGATCGAGGCCTACGGCAAAGCGGCGGTCGTCGGCGCTGATGGCGAAATCGAGCACGCGTCGGCGGTGATCCACACCCTGCGCTTCGGCAATCACTATCGCGAAGCGGTAAAAGCCAAGAGCTACCTGAGCTTCACCAACAAGCGCGGCGGCCCGGGCACGTCGATTCAGATCCCGATGATGCACAAGGACGACGAAGGCCTGCGTTCGCACTACATCACCCTGGAAATGCAGATCGAAGACGCGCCGCGTGCTGACGAAATCGTGGTCGTGCTGGGTTGCGCCGACGGTGGCCGCCTGCACCCGCGCATCGGCAACCGCTACATCGATCTGGAAGAACTGGCCGCCGAAAAAGCCCAGTAA
- a CDS encoding aldehyde dehydrogenase — MTLARFQMCIGGDWVDALSGKTFESLNPASAQAWAELPDADEADVERAVQAAQNAFDSPAWRGLTATARGKLLRRLGDLIAENKEHLAQLESRDNGKLIRETRGQVSYLPEFFHYTAGLADKLEGGTLPLDKPDLFAYTVHEAMGVVAAIIPWNSPLYLTAIKLAPALAAGNTIVIKPSEHASATILELARLALEAGIPPGVVNVVTGYGPSTGAALTRHPLIRKIAFTGGAATARHVVRSSAENFAKLSLELGGKSPNIIFADADLDSAINGAIAGIYAASGQSCVSGSRLLVQDEIYDEFVNRLVERAQRIRIGNPQEDHSEMGPMATAQQLAVVEGLVADAIAEGARLRTGGKRPADLGEGWFYEPTLFECDRNSMKIMQEEVFGPVASVIRFKDEAEALAIANDSQFGLAAGIWTRDLGRAHRLARDVRSGIIWVNTYRAVSAMAPIGGFKNSGYGRESGIDSVLAYTELKTVWINLSQAPMPDPFVMR; from the coding sequence ATGACACTCGCACGCTTCCAGATGTGCATCGGCGGAGACTGGGTCGACGCCCTCTCCGGCAAGACCTTCGAAAGCCTCAACCCGGCCTCCGCGCAAGCCTGGGCGGAACTGCCCGACGCCGATGAAGCGGACGTCGAACGCGCCGTGCAAGCAGCGCAAAATGCCTTCGACAGCCCGGCCTGGCGCGGCCTGACCGCCACTGCGCGGGGCAAATTGTTGCGCCGCCTCGGTGATCTGATCGCAGAAAACAAGGAACACCTGGCGCAGCTGGAAAGCCGCGACAACGGCAAGCTGATCCGCGAAACCCGTGGCCAGGTCAGCTATCTGCCGGAATTCTTCCACTACACCGCAGGCCTCGCTGACAAGCTTGAAGGCGGCACCCTGCCGTTGGACAAGCCTGACCTGTTTGCCTACACCGTGCATGAAGCCATGGGTGTGGTCGCCGCGATCATTCCATGGAACAGCCCGCTGTACCTGACCGCGATCAAACTGGCCCCGGCTCTCGCCGCCGGCAACACGATTGTGATCAAGCCGTCCGAGCACGCCTCGGCGACCATTCTCGAGCTGGCGCGTCTGGCCCTCGAAGCCGGGATTCCGCCGGGCGTGGTCAACGTCGTCACCGGTTACGGCCCGAGCACCGGCGCCGCCCTCACCCGCCATCCGCTGATCCGCAAGATCGCCTTCACCGGCGGCGCGGCCACGGCGCGGCATGTGGTGCGCAGCAGCGCCGAGAATTTCGCCAAGCTGTCGCTGGAGCTGGGCGGCAAGTCGCCGAATATCATCTTCGCCGACGCCGATCTCGACAGCGCGATCAACGGTGCGATTGCCGGCATCTACGCGGCGTCCGGGCAGAGTTGCGTGTCCGGTTCGCGTTTGCTGGTGCAGGACGAAATCTACGACGAGTTCGTCAATCGTCTGGTCGAGCGCGCCCAGCGCATCCGCATCGGCAACCCGCAGGAAGACCACAGTGAAATGGGCCCGATGGCCACCGCGCAGCAACTGGCGGTGGTCGAAGGTCTGGTCGCCGATGCGATCGCCGAAGGCGCGCGTTTGCGCACCGGTGGCAAGCGTCCGGCGGATCTCGGCGAAGGCTGGTTTTACGAGCCGACGCTGTTCGAGTGCGACCGCAATTCGATGAAGATCATGCAGGAAGAAGTCTTCGGCCCGGTCGCCTCGGTGATTCGTTTCAAAGACGAAGCCGAAGCGCTGGCGATCGCCAATGACTCACAGTTCGGCCTCGCCGCCGGCATCTGGACCCGCGACCTCGGTCGTGCCCATCGTCTGGCCCGCGATGTGCGCTCGGGGATTATCTGGGTCAACACTTACCGTGCGGTGTCGGCGATGGCGCCGATCGGCGGCTTCAAGAACAGTGGCTATGGACGCGAAAGCGGCATCGATTCGGTGCTGGCCTACACCGAACTGAAAACGGTGTGGATCAACCTCTCCCAGGCGCCAATGCCTGATCCGTTTGTGATGCGCTAG
- a CDS encoding DUF1330 domain-containing protein: MKAYWIAHVDIADTEHYSQYTQRTPQAIAAFGGKFLARGGRSEAMEGRQTPQRTVIIEFENYETAVACYRSPAYQEAKSYREDWARAEIIIVEAFAPI, encoded by the coding sequence ATGAAGGCGTACTGGATTGCACATGTGGATATAGCCGATACCGAGCACTACAGCCAATACACCCAGCGCACCCCGCAGGCGATTGCCGCATTCGGCGGCAAGTTTCTGGCCAGAGGCGGGCGCAGCGAAGCGATGGAAGGACGGCAGACGCCACAGCGCACGGTGATCATCGAGTTTGAAAACTACGAAACAGCCGTGGCGTGCTACCGCTCGCCGGCGTATCAGGAGGCGAAAAGTTATCGCGAGGACTGGGCGAGGGCGGAGATCATTATCGTTGAGGCCTTTGCCCCGATCTAA
- the ribBA gene encoding bifunctional 3,4-dihydroxy-2-butanone-4-phosphate synthase/GTP cyclohydrolase II — protein MAFNSIEEIIEDYRLGKMVLLVDDEDRENEGDLLLAADRCTPEAISFMAREARGLICLTLTDEHCQRLGLEQMVPANGSVFSTAFTVSIEAAVGVTTGISAADRACTVAAAVAPNARAEDLVQPGHIFPLRAKEGGVLTRAGHTEAGCDLARLAGFTPASVIVEVMNDDGTMARRPDLEQFARKHGIKIGTIADLIHYRLSTEHTIERIGERELPTVHGTFRLITFEDRIEGGVHMAMVMGDLRREEPTLVRVHVIDPLRDLVGAEYSGPTNWTLWAALQRVAAEGHGVVVVLANHESSQALLERVPQLTQPPRQFSRSQSRIYSEVGTGAQILQNLGVGKLRHLGPPLKYAGLTGYDLEVVESIPFTE, from the coding sequence ATGGCCTTCAACAGCATCGAAGAAATCATCGAAGATTATCGCCTCGGCAAAATGGTCCTGCTGGTCGATGACGAAGACCGCGAGAACGAAGGCGACCTGCTGCTGGCCGCTGATCGTTGCACACCGGAGGCTATCAGCTTCATGGCCCGCGAGGCACGCGGGCTGATCTGCCTGACCCTGACCGACGAACATTGTCAGCGCTTGGGCCTGGAGCAAATGGTACCCGCCAATGGCAGCGTGTTCAGCACTGCATTTACCGTGTCGATCGAAGCGGCGGTCGGCGTGACTACCGGCATTTCCGCCGCAGATCGCGCCTGCACAGTCGCCGCCGCCGTCGCGCCGAATGCCCGCGCCGAAGACCTGGTGCAGCCCGGCCACATCTTCCCGCTGCGCGCCAAGGAAGGTGGCGTGCTGACCCGTGCCGGGCACACCGAGGCCGGTTGCGATCTGGCGCGTCTGGCCGGTTTCACCCCGGCCTCGGTGATTGTCGAAGTCATGAACGACGACGGCACCATGGCGCGCCGTCCGGATCTGGAGCAGTTCGCGCGCAAGCACGGGATCAAGATCGGCACGATTGCCGACCTGATCCACTATCGCCTGAGTACCGAGCACACCATCGAACGCATCGGCGAACGTGAACTGCCGACGGTGCATGGCACCTTCCGTTTGATCACCTTCGAGGATCGCATCGAAGGCGGTGTGCACATGGCGATGGTCATGGGCGACCTGCGCCGTGAAGAGCCGACGCTGGTGCGCGTGCATGTGATCGATCCGCTGCGCGACCTGGTCGGCGCCGAGTACAGCGGGCCAACGAACTGGACGCTGTGGGCGGCGCTGCAACGGGTCGCGGCGGAAGGCCATGGGGTTGTGGTGGTGCTGGCCAATCATGAATCGTCGCAGGCGTTGCTCGAGCGCGTGCCGCAGTTGACCCAGCCGCCACGGCAGTTCAGCCGTTCGCAGTCGCGGATCTATTCCGAGGTCGGGACTGGGGCGCAGATTCTGCAGAATCTGGGGGTTGGCAAGCTGCGCCACCTTGGCCCACCGCTGAAGTACGCGGGATTGACCGGGTATGACCTTGAGGTGGTTGAGAGCATTCCGTTTACCGAATAA
- a CDS encoding NUDIX hydrolase → MFSPSFCPKCGGPDLGQQTPPGDTHERLMCRGCGYIHYVNPKIIAGCIIEQDGKYLLCQRAIPPRPGTWTLPAGFMESGETTEQAALREVWEESGVRAEIVSPYSIFSVPKISEVYIIFRAIALEITGQYGPETMDYKFFAPEEIPWEQIYYPAIRQILERYIEERQAGVYGIYMGNDDSGKIHFMR, encoded by the coding sequence ATGTTCAGCCCGAGCTTTTGCCCGAAATGCGGTGGCCCTGACCTCGGTCAGCAGACGCCGCCGGGTGATACGCACGAGCGCCTGATGTGCCGCGGCTGCGGCTATATCCACTACGTCAATCCGAAGATCATTGCCGGCTGCATCATCGAGCAGGACGGCAAATACCTCTTGTGCCAACGGGCGATTCCCCCGCGCCCCGGCACCTGGACCCTGCCGGCCGGTTTCATGGAAAGCGGTGAGACCACCGAACAGGCGGCGCTGCGCGAAGTCTGGGAAGAAAGCGGCGTGCGTGCGGAAATCGTCTCGCCGTATTCGATCTTCAGCGTGCCGAAGATCAGCGAGGTGTACATCATCTTCCGCGCCATCGCCCTGGAGATCACAGGGCAGTACGGGCCGGAAACCATGGATTACAAGTTCTTCGCCCCTGAAGAGATTCCGTGGGAGCAGATCTACTACCCGGCGATCCGGCAGATTCTCGAGCGCTATATCGAAGAGCGCCAAGCTGGGGTTTACGGGATCTACATGGGCAATGATGACAGCGGCAAAATTCACTTCATGCGCTGA
- a CDS encoding flavin reductase family protein has protein sequence MIEPGIYKDVMSSFPSGVTVVTTLDPDGGIVGITASAFSALSIDPALVLFCPNYASDTYPVLRDSKKFAIHLLSAEQTAEAYAFAGKGKEKAKGIEWHLSDLGNPILAKATAIIECELWREYDGGDHAIIVGAVKNLILPEQPVTPMIYHKGKLGALPALT, from the coding sequence ATGATCGAACCCGGCATTTACAAAGACGTCATGAGCTCGTTCCCGTCCGGCGTTACGGTGGTCACCACCCTCGACCCGGACGGCGGCATCGTCGGCATCACCGCCAGCGCGTTCAGCGCGCTGTCGATCGACCCGGCGCTGGTGCTGTTCTGCCCCAACTACGCGTCCGACACCTACCCGGTGCTGCGCGACAGCAAGAAATTCGCCATCCATTTGCTCTCCGCCGAGCAGACCGCCGAAGCCTACGCGTTCGCCGGCAAGGGCAAGGAAAAGGCCAAGGGCATTGAGTGGCATTTGAGCGATTTGGGCAACCCGATTCTGGCCAAGGCCACGGCGATCATCGAGTGCGAGTTGTGGCGTGAATACGACGGCGGCGATCACGCGATCATTGTCGGCGCAGTGAAGAACCTGATCCTGCCCGAGCAACCGGTGACGCCGATGATTTATCACAAGGGCAAGTTGGGTGCGTTGCCTGCCTTGACCTGA
- a CDS encoding alpha/beta fold hydrolase, whose translation MIRLTAELTPAGTSYLATGQGQPVVLIHGVGLNKEMWGGQIVGLASQYQVIAYDMLGHGASPRPASGTDLLGYADQLLELLDHLNLPQAAVIGFSMGGLVARAFALHYPERLQSLVVLNSVFNRSEEQRAGVIARTAQAAEHGPDANAEAALSRWFSREYQAANPAQIAALRQTLANNDPQGYLTTYELFATQDMYRADDLSTIEAPTLIATGELDPGSTPEMAEQLARRIPGAKVAVLPEQRHMMPVESPRLVNQMLLEFLQFAHSRQNHIKGIVA comes from the coding sequence ATGATTCGGCTCACCGCTGAACTCACCCCGGCTGGCACCAGTTACCTGGCGACCGGCCAAGGCCAGCCCGTGGTCTTGATCCACGGCGTGGGCCTGAACAAAGAAATGTGGGGCGGACAGATTGTCGGCCTCGCCAGCCAGTATCAGGTGATCGCCTACGACATGCTCGGTCACGGCGCCAGCCCGCGCCCGGCCAGCGGCACCGACCTGCTCGGTTACGCCGATCAGTTGCTCGAGCTGCTCGATCACCTGAATCTGCCCCAGGCAGCGGTGATCGGTTTCTCCATGGGCGGCCTGGTCGCCCGGGCTTTTGCCCTGCACTATCCCGAGCGCCTGCAAAGCCTGGTGGTGCTGAACAGCGTGTTCAACCGCAGCGAAGAACAGCGGGCCGGCGTGATTGCTCGCACTGCGCAGGCTGCCGAACACGGCCCGGACGCCAATGCCGAGGCGGCGCTGTCACGCTGGTTCAGCCGTGAATATCAGGCAGCCAACCCGGCGCAGATCGCCGCGTTGCGCCAGACATTGGCCAACAATGATCCGCAGGGCTACCTGACCACCTACGAATTGTTCGCCACCCAGGACATGTATCGCGCCGACGACCTCAGCACCATTGAGGCGCCGACGCTGATCGCCACCGGCGAACTCGACCCCGGCTCGACGCCGGAAATGGCCGAGCAACTGGCCCGGCGCATCCCAGGTGCGAAGGTTGCCGTGCTGCCCGAGCAACGGCATATGATGCCGGTAGAGTCGCCGCGTCTGGTCAATCAGATGCTGCTGGAATTTCTCCAATTCGCACACTCCCGACAAAACCATATAAAGGGGATCGTTGCATGA
- a CDS encoding GntR family transcriptional regulator: MKRQPLDDSFKVNRNPVTLREIVLDKLRSAIMNFQLMPGDRLVERDLCDRLGVSRTSVREALRHLESEGLVEFADAKGPRVAIITLDDAVDIYELRCVLEGLIVQLFTLRAKAKDIKALEKALDDNRKALKDGELQQVIDSVQGFYDVLLEGSGNHVAATQLRQLQARISYLRATSVSQENRRGASNHEMEKMVEAIKSGDPLAAHQACVDHVRAAAAVALDYLKRKQEETGVAVKGTPAITLPIALKEPRIGQ, from the coding sequence ATGAAACGCCAGCCACTCGACGACAGCTTCAAGGTCAATCGCAACCCCGTTACCCTGCGCGAAATCGTGCTGGACAAACTGCGTAGCGCGATCATGAATTTCCAGCTCATGCCAGGCGATCGTCTGGTCGAACGCGATCTGTGTGATCGCCTCGGTGTCAGCCGCACTTCGGTGCGCGAAGCCTTGCGTCACCTCGAATCCGAAGGTCTCGTCGAATTCGCCGATGCCAAAGGCCCGCGCGTAGCCATCATCACCCTCGACGACGCCGTCGATATCTACGAACTGCGTTGTGTGCTCGAAGGCCTGATCGTCCAGCTGTTCACCCTGCGCGCCAAAGCCAAGGACATCAAAGCCCTGGAAAAAGCCCTCGATGACAACCGCAAGGCGCTCAAGGACGGCGAGCTGCAACAGGTCATCGACTCGGTGCAGGGCTTCTACGACGTGCTGCTCGAAGGCTCGGGCAACCATGTCGCCGCCACCCAATTGCGTCAGTTGCAGGCACGCATCAGCTATCTGCGCGCGACCTCGGTGTCCCAGGAAAACCGGCGCGGCGCAAGTAATCACGAGATGGAAAAAATGGTCGAGGCGATCAAGAGCGGCGATCCGCTGGCGGCGCATCAGGCCTGTGTCGATCACGTCCGCGCGGCGGCTGCCGTGGCCCTCGACTACCTCAAGCGCAAGCAGGAAGAAACCGGCGTCGCCGTCAAAGGCACCCCGGCGATCACCCTGCCGATCGCGCTGAAAGAACCCCGCATAGGTCAATGA